In Fusobacteriaceae bacterium, a genomic segment contains:
- the lpxD gene encoding UDP-3-O-(3-hydroxymyristoyl)glucosamine N-acyltransferase yields MRYQIADLVTVLNCKVKGEADPGETSGLAPFFQAREDSVTFAAEEKFLKKLGETKAKVILVPDIPLPDIPGKTYLVSGENPRTLMPKLLAFFKRETKPFAERIERSAKIDETAVVAPTAYIGHDVVLGPRVTVYPNVTICEGVEIGENTVIYPGVTIREFCKIGKNCVLQPGCVIGGDGFGFVKIDGVNTKIDQIGAVVIEDDVEIGANTTVDRGAIGDTVVKRHTKIDNLVMIAHNDIIGENCLIVAQVGISGSTEVGSNTTLAGQTGVAGHIKIGSNVVIGARGGVSGNIPDGQILTGYPLVPVREDIKIRAAMKKLPDLMKTIKELEKAIK; encoded by the coding sequence ATGCGTTATCAAATAGCGGATCTCGTTACCGTCCTCAACTGCAAAGTCAAGGGGGAGGCGGATCCCGGTGAAACATCGGGATTGGCCCCCTTTTTTCAAGCCCGGGAAGACTCGGTGACCTTTGCGGCGGAGGAAAAATTCTTGAAAAAACTGGGGGAGACTAAGGCGAAAGTGATCCTTGTCCCCGACATTCCGCTGCCGGATATCCCCGGAAAGACCTACCTTGTCTCGGGAGAGAACCCCCGGACGCTGATGCCGAAACTCCTGGCCTTTTTCAAGAGGGAGACGAAACCCTTCGCCGAGCGGATCGAACGTTCGGCAAAAATCGACGAAACTGCCGTTGTGGCGCCTACGGCCTATATCGGCCACGATGTCGTGCTGGGTCCCCGCGTGACCGTTTACCCCAACGTGACCATCTGCGAGGGCGTCGAGATCGGGGAAAATACAGTGATCTATCCCGGCGTCACGATACGGGAATTCTGTAAAATAGGGAAAAATTGCGTGCTTCAACCCGGTTGCGTCATCGGCGGAGACGGCTTCGGCTTTGTGAAGATCGACGGCGTCAATACGAAAATCGACCAAATCGGCGCGGTCGTCATCGAAGACGATGTGGAGATCGGGGCCAATACCACCGTGGACCGGGGCGCCATCGGCGATACCGTCGTCAAACGGCACACGAAGATCGACAATCTCGTGATGATCGCCCACAACGACATCATCGGCGAAAACTGTCTGATCGTGGCCCAGGTCGGGATCTCGGGCAGTACGGAAGTCGGCAGCAACACGACCCTGGCCGGGCAGACCGGCGTGGCCGGCCACATCAAAATCGGATCCAATGTCGTAATCGGCGCCCGGGGCGGCGTTTCGGGCAATATTCCCGACGGGCAGATCCTGACGGGCTATCCCCTTGTGCCTGTGCGGGAAGATATCAAGATCCGGGCCGCCATGAAAAAGCTGCCCGACCTCATGAAAACCATCAAGGAATTGGAAAAAGCCATCAAATAA
- a CDS encoding OmpH family outer membrane protein, giving the protein MKKFAVMLAVLGVSISALAQNIGIVNARIVMEKFNQTKSIYTALDNKRKLIETELGKDEVEIQKLQLELNSTQSPTDAQKKAYNDKVQAFQKKIQTKQQELAGEETKMMQEIQLKINNAVSAVAKAGKFDLVLEFNAVMYSENTKDITEDVVKEINKAPASAAAPAAAQPAKKK; this is encoded by the coding sequence ATGAAAAAATTCGCGGTCATGCTGGCGGTATTGGGCGTGTCCATCAGCGCTCTGGCGCAGAACATCGGCATCGTAAACGCCAGAATCGTCATGGAGAAGTTCAATCAGACAAAATCCATCTATACGGCCCTTGACAATAAGAGAAAACTCATCGAAACGGAGTTGGGCAAAGACGAAGTGGAGATCCAGAAACTGCAGTTGGAGCTGAACTCGACGCAGAGCCCCACCGATGCCCAGAAAAAGGCCTATAACGATAAAGTACAGGCTTTCCAGAAGAAAATCCAGACCAAGCAGCAGGAATTGGCCGGAGAAGAGACAAAGATGATGCAGGAAATCCAACTGAAGATCAACAACGCCGTCTCAGCCGTGGCCAAGGCCGGAAAATTCGATCTCGTGCTGGAATTCAACGCCGTGATGTACAGTGAAAATACGAAGGACATCACCGAAGACGTCGTGAAAGAGATCAACAAAGCGCCCGCGTCGGCAGCGGCGCCTGCGGCGGCGCAACCCGCAAAGAAAAAATAG
- a CDS encoding outer membrane protein assembly factor, which produces MKKRLLVLMFVILGIISLAAGENPVIKKIEVVNNREIPAKTILNVMVSREGQVYSTESVLKDYERIKALEYVEDAAIQTSVYEGGVKLTVDVREGQRTKAQLEEKGIIPLSEAGQIDRSLVISSVVFTGSTKISRAELMKMVPIKVGSYFSRSRVIEGHRNLMESGYFGEVIPEAYGEGNGVRIVYHLKETPVLRGVVFYGNTVYTDAELLEVFKTKTGQRFNINEVRADRDALLDKYHKAGYVLTEITDMGINKNNQLEIHLSEGVIRELSYHKMVVKQKGERRKPSDDQLKTNSYVIEREIVLEKGKIFNSNDYDATVSNLMRLGHFKNVKYEATPIQGDPDGKSIVLLLDEERTAMLQGALSYGSEVGFMGSLSLKDTNWKGRGQEFGFTAERSSEDYTNVSINFYEPWIKGTKRISYGWSLYFSQYEDDDSRLFHRIDTFGAKFTVGKGLSNNLRLSLTAKGEYIRERADKGRFTKSGSDYYWASGNKVEGIDDKYFLWSLAPAITYDTRNHPWNTTKGFYGKFQIEGGSVGGYDGGSFGNTTLELRTYHRGFWKKNTFAYRVIGGLATDTTKETQRFWVGGGNSLRGYDGGFFRGTQKVTATIENRTQINDVLGFVAFFDAGRAWKNNGRDEDYQRDEKFPHNWGTTAGVGLRLNTPVGPLRFDFGWPVGNRMNDGGMEFYFNMGHSF; this is translated from the coding sequence ATGAAAAAACGCTTGTTAGTTCTAATGTTCGTTATATTAGGAATAATAAGTCTTGCAGCCGGCGAAAATCCTGTGATCAAAAAGATCGAAGTCGTCAACAACAGGGAAATTCCCGCCAAGACAATTCTTAATGTAATGGTATCCAGGGAGGGCCAGGTCTATTCCACGGAATCGGTGCTCAAAGATTACGAGAGGATCAAAGCGCTGGAGTATGTGGAAGACGCCGCGATCCAGACGTCGGTCTACGAAGGGGGAGTAAAGCTCACCGTCGATGTCCGGGAAGGACAGCGGACAAAGGCGCAACTGGAGGAAAAAGGGATTATCCCGCTATCTGAGGCTGGTCAGATAGACAGATCCCTTGTGATTTCGTCCGTGGTATTCACGGGCAGCACAAAAATCAGTCGGGCGGAACTGATGAAAATGGTGCCGATCAAGGTCGGCAGTTACTTCTCCCGGTCGAGAGTCATCGAAGGGCATCGTAACCTCATGGAAAGCGGATACTTTGGCGAAGTTATCCCCGAAGCCTACGGAGAAGGAAACGGCGTAAGGATCGTGTATCACCTGAAAGAGACTCCCGTGTTGCGCGGGGTGGTTTTCTACGGAAATACCGTTTATACCGACGCTGAATTGCTTGAAGTCTTCAAGACGAAAACCGGACAGCGCTTCAACATCAACGAAGTTCGCGCCGACCGGGACGCGCTTCTGGACAAATATCACAAAGCCGGCTATGTCCTGACGGAAATCACCGACATGGGCATCAACAAAAACAACCAGTTGGAGATCCACCTCAGCGAAGGCGTGATCCGGGAACTTTCCTACCACAAGATGGTTGTGAAGCAGAAAGGGGAAAGAAGAAAGCCCAGCGACGACCAGCTCAAGACGAACAGCTATGTCATCGAGCGGGAGATCGTGCTGGAAAAGGGCAAGATCTTCAATTCCAACGACTATGACGCCACGGTCAGCAACCTCATGAGACTGGGGCATTTCAAGAATGTCAAATACGAAGCGACGCCGATCCAGGGCGATCCCGACGGCAAGTCCATCGTGCTCCTCCTCGACGAGGAAAGGACGGCCATGCTGCAGGGCGCTCTCTCTTACGGCTCCGAAGTGGGCTTTATGGGGTCGCTCTCGCTCAAAGACACCAACTGGAAGGGCCGGGGCCAGGAATTCGGCTTTACGGCGGAACGCTCCAGCGAGGACTATACCAATGTGTCCATCAACTTCTACGAACCCTGGATCAAGGGGACGAAGCGGATTTCCTACGGCTGGTCTCTGTATTTCAGCCAGTATGAGGATGACGACAGCAGACTGTTCCACCGCATAGACACCTTCGGCGCCAAGTTCACGGTGGGCAAGGGCCTTTCGAACAACCTGCGCCTGAGCCTGACCGCCAAGGGCGAGTACATTCGGGAGAGAGCGGACAAAGGTCGGTTCACCAAGTCCGGAAGCGATTATTATTGGGCCTCCGGTAATAAAGTCGAGGGCATAGACGACAAGTACTTCCTCTGGAGTCTGGCGCCCGCCATCACCTATGACACGAGAAACCATCCCTGGAACACCACAAAGGGCTTCTACGGCAAATTCCAGATCGAAGGCGGTTCCGTCGGCGGCTATGACGGCGGTTCCTTCGGGAATACGACCCTCGAGCTCAGGACTTATCACCGGGGCTTCTGGAAGAAGAACACCTTCGCCTATCGCGTAATCGGCGGACTGGCCACCGACACCACCAAAGAAACGCAGCGTTTCTGGGTCGGCGGCGGCAACTCCCTCAGAGGGTATGACGGCGGTTTCTTCAGAGGAACGCAAAAAGTGACGGCTACGATCGAGAACCGGACGCAGATCAACGACGTTTTGGGCTTTGTGGCGTTCTTTGACGCCGGTCGGGCCTGGAAGAACAACGGCCGGGACGAGGATTACCAGAGAGACGAAAAATTCCCGCACAATTGGGGAACGACGGCAGGCGTGGGCTTGCGGCTCAACACGCCCGTGGGTCCGCTGCGCTTCGACTTCGGATGGCCCGTGGGCAACCGGATGAACGACGGCGGCATGGAATTCTACTTCAATATGGGACACTCGTTCTAA
- a CDS encoding translocation/assembly module TamB yields the protein MGIIGRLLKRNKKKTAALLLVLFSLFVVWYGFRYHTSYAVNVIIRAIFGAEIRSDSISVGNGKIVVINPSLYYKGEFIGKADRIEGKWTKESIRRLRLSEVTSWGTEAVIIRDDRDINAVTAFVGSKNKKYEEQLKARTVNIKETDPVKRKKAVDAVAEHLREESRLRYESKKQSGKPPGSRVPIDKIVVVDGVCTWIDRTFDAEIKKTLRDINGHITFTRGDGIYIVASGADGDESCEYVFSNIGQRYWMRIKAKNVTPQASWIQYGYRNGDVTFHGGKVDMDLQIGSDTKYLGWATVKGLAGSYTHYGAEATDVEGRVTFAGRRIEGEAFADVLGSREKVFFSYDGAGRFYLNSRIHDVKGRDVARYDALAERNVDLSSLSIASPEMDLLYNRDGSPRLNLSFRTDAVRYDKYRVERLSWNIERDRDGFTFRNIRGNTKILDKTEGKEETILSENDLDLTWRYENAVKGKVEFLVKQSGNSYIPPLEGVFSYDLEDDMKKHVSVDTDIAKFSLDYFPRTGKIIIGKSGDFTIDFDTKTGKIEDGKGKIPLNFKYLSALIDFEAEDNVIQIKKALIRPAEKGEATGKEKNGSGKKNAEGEAAKDKKDKAEKPQEGEEIKPYTKSEQTLLEKYRDRIWSADKKDGAGKIELSGEIDLNRRVTDLKIKADDFLFDERIKGKDIKIRGDFSGAFFKYENNKNYHLNLDVESLSLNYSAELLNFHGKIQGTAGERNEAVLFGEIGVVAMGDYATYGVKSAAGFQKGILEIKEMRNEIFDVRGSVNLEERRPELTVSVTSLNSTKLKLDAPVKFYIANARGKLGGTWDALLGTLEIGGGKLYFPGGSEAEIRGKIRYENESVGAEDFLLNENRLTAAYDIRKQAWRLAMDLNEENMTRYVTAADLRQKVTGKLTARGSGRTLAAKAQVSLKENAVKGFMIPDLTAEISYDTEEIGKGKIKLEKLRLLNGEGKQLAGGAGLIDLSAGTMELKVPESAVAFQDITSYTGLSELRGTLILSGGVSGPLSNVAYKIAAHAGEAHLNTMRFNNLVIDVSGNTERVDFNNISLLYSANALKAYGYSDLKQNKYEIRVESPKADLRFLTFLLKDNGISEIRGTTSLDLTLTDESNKGFLTLQNAGFNYEPYFLNFTDINSRIDLNQKTVTVENFTGKMNGGDVSASGKINNFTVDALQSEHRMEELDYRFDLNLRDIRYHFGKQFQLFFGAELNFAKNKLAGTLTVDEGEVKALPMETKTLFQILRDLLFKSTSKVAQAGRELKGFKVDTSFYNPVELDLAISATKGIKLDIAEVNAFVTDLKGTAVAEGTLSGKGSELVLLGEAEILDGSLSLNENGFIVDRAVMSFTDKKDYLPGINPSVSVEARVNVSGEEVKVGVHGQLDRLRFQVASMEGGSSGDLRGLLAGELDVQDETTAKLVRMILNDQIAQTFMGPITKKIKKAFGLNKFRVKSDLLNQKKQSRYGEESSELQFNAVLEAENNLWNDKLFWVTSITLMDANLGEKNTGSQEGGLQEYDVSLEYRYKPGRSFTLGAGRVPDYKKKEGSRNTGRKDSVNYHVGMKFEKKYDKLSDVWTK from the coding sequence ATGGGAATCATCGGCAGACTCCTCAAACGAAACAAGAAGAAAACAGCCGCCTTGCTGCTGGTTCTGTTTTCTCTTTTTGTTGTCTGGTACGGGTTCCGCTACCACACGTCCTATGCGGTAAATGTGATTATCCGGGCGATTTTTGGGGCGGAAATCCGGAGTGATTCCATTTCCGTCGGAAACGGGAAAATCGTCGTCATCAATCCCAGCCTTTACTACAAGGGAGAATTCATCGGAAAAGCCGACCGGATCGAGGGCAAGTGGACAAAGGAGTCCATCCGGCGTCTGCGCTTGTCGGAAGTGACCTCCTGGGGGACGGAGGCCGTCATCATTAGAGACGACCGGGACATCAACGCCGTTACAGCCTTCGTGGGCTCGAAAAACAAAAAATATGAGGAGCAGCTCAAGGCTCGCACGGTCAACATCAAAGAGACGGATCCCGTCAAACGGAAAAAAGCCGTCGACGCGGTCGCCGAACATTTGCGGGAAGAGAGCCGTCTGCGCTATGAAAGCAAGAAACAGTCGGGGAAACCGCCCGGAAGCCGGGTACCCATCGATAAAATCGTCGTCGTGGACGGCGTGTGCACCTGGATCGACCGGACCTTTGACGCGGAGATCAAAAAGACCTTGCGCGACATCAACGGCCACATTACGTTTACACGGGGCGACGGCATTTATATTGTGGCCTCGGGAGCGGACGGCGACGAGTCCTGCGAATACGTGTTTTCCAATATCGGACAGCGTTACTGGATGCGGATCAAGGCGAAAAACGTGACGCCCCAAGCGAGTTGGATCCAGTACGGCTACCGGAACGGGGACGTGACCTTTCACGGCGGGAAGGTCGACATGGACCTCCAGATCGGATCGGATACGAAATATCTCGGGTGGGCCACGGTCAAGGGCCTCGCCGGGAGCTATACCCACTACGGCGCGGAAGCCACGGACGTCGAGGGGCGCGTGACCTTTGCCGGTCGGCGGATCGAAGGAGAAGCCTTCGCCGACGTACTGGGCAGCCGGGAAAAAGTTTTCTTCAGCTATGACGGCGCCGGCCGCTTTTATCTGAACAGCAGAATTCACGACGTCAAGGGGCGGGACGTGGCCCGCTATGACGCCCTTGCCGAAAGGAACGTAGACCTTTCCTCCCTCAGTATCGCTTCTCCCGAAATGGATCTGCTCTACAACCGGGACGGTTCGCCGCGGCTCAACCTGTCCTTCCGGACCGATGCAGTCCGCTATGACAAATACCGCGTGGAGCGGCTCTCGTGGAATATCGAGCGGGACCGGGACGGCTTCACGTTCCGGAATATCCGGGGCAACACGAAAATTCTCGACAAAACCGAAGGAAAGGAAGAAACCATTCTTTCGGAAAATGACCTCGATCTCACGTGGCGCTACGAAAACGCCGTCAAAGGCAAGGTGGAATTCCTCGTGAAGCAGAGCGGGAACAGCTATATTCCGCCCCTTGAAGGCGTGTTTTCCTATGATCTTGAGGACGACATGAAAAAACACGTCAGCGTCGATACGGACATCGCCAAATTCAGTCTCGATTATTTCCCCCGCACCGGAAAAATCATTATCGGCAAGAGCGGGGACTTTACGATCGACTTTGATACGAAGACCGGAAAGATCGAGGACGGGAAGGGGAAAATCCCGCTGAATTTCAAATACCTCAGCGCCTTGATCGACTTTGAGGCCGAAGACAACGTGATCCAAATCAAAAAAGCCCTGATCCGCCCCGCGGAAAAAGGTGAAGCGACGGGAAAAGAGAAAAACGGATCCGGGAAGAAGAACGCCGAGGGAGAAGCCGCCAAAGACAAAAAAGACAAGGCTGAGAAGCCTCAGGAAGGGGAAGAAATCAAGCCCTACACGAAGTCGGAACAGACGCTTCTGGAAAAATACCGCGACAGGATCTGGTCCGCGGACAAAAAAGACGGGGCGGGAAAAATTGAATTGAGCGGCGAAATCGACCTCAACCGGCGGGTAACGGATCTCAAAATCAAAGCCGACGATTTTCTCTTTGACGAGAGGATAAAGGGGAAGGACATCAAAATCCGGGGAGATTTCTCGGGGGCCTTTTTCAAATACGAAAACAACAAAAATTATCACCTGAACCTTGACGTGGAGAGCCTTTCGCTGAATTACTCGGCGGAGCTTCTGAATTTTCACGGGAAAATTCAGGGCACGGCCGGAGAGCGGAACGAAGCGGTTCTCTTCGGAGAGATCGGCGTCGTCGCCATGGGCGATTACGCGACCTACGGCGTAAAAAGCGCCGCCGGATTTCAAAAGGGGATCCTCGAAATCAAGGAAATGAGAAACGAGATCTTCGACGTCCGGGGGAGCGTGAATCTCGAGGAACGGCGGCCGGAGCTCACGGTTTCCGTGACGTCCCTCAACAGCACAAAACTCAAACTGGACGCGCCGGTCAAATTTTACATCGCAAACGCCAGGGGAAAATTGGGCGGAACCTGGGACGCGCTTTTGGGAACGTTGGAGATCGGCGGGGGAAAACTGTATTTTCCCGGCGGATCTGAGGCGGAAATCCGGGGCAAAATCCGCTATGAAAACGAAAGCGTCGGAGCGGAGGATTTCCTGCTCAATGAAAACAGGCTGACGGCCGCCTACGACATACGGAAACAGGCGTGGCGGCTTGCCATGGACCTGAACGAAGAAAACATGACGCGCTACGTGACGGCGGCGGATCTGCGCCAAAAAGTCACGGGAAAGCTGACAGCCCGGGGAAGCGGGCGGACCCTCGCGGCAAAGGCCCAGGTGAGCTTGAAAGAAAACGCCGTCAAAGGCTTTATGATCCCGGACCTCACGGCGGAAATCAGCTATGATACGGAAGAAATCGGGAAAGGGAAGATCAAGCTCGAAAAGTTGCGGCTTCTCAACGGCGAAGGAAAACAGCTGGCCGGGGGCGCCGGGCTCATCGATCTGTCGGCCGGGACCATGGAGCTCAAAGTTCCCGAAAGCGCCGTGGCTTTTCAAGACATTACCTCTTATACGGGCCTTTCCGAATTGCGCGGGACGCTGATCCTCTCGGGCGGGGTTTCGGGGCCTCTGTCCAATGTGGCGTATAAAATCGCCGCCCATGCCGGGGAAGCCCACCTGAACACCATGCGCTTCAACAATCTTGTCATTGACGTGAGCGGAAACACCGAACGGGTGGACTTCAACAACATCTCGTTGCTGTATTCGGCAAACGCCCTCAAGGCTTACGGGTACTCGGACCTTAAGCAAAACAAATATGAAATCCGGGTCGAGTCGCCCAAGGCGGATCTTCGTTTTCTGACCTTCCTTTTGAAGGACAACGGGATCAGCGAAATCAGGGGGACGACCTCCCTGGACCTGACGCTGACCGACGAGAGCAACAAGGGCTTTCTGACGCTGCAAAACGCCGGTTTCAACTATGAGCCGTATTTTCTCAATTTCACGGACATCAACAGCCGGATCGACCTCAATCAAAAGACCGTCACCGTCGAAAATTTCACGGGCAAAATGAACGGCGGAGACGTCAGCGCCTCGGGGAAAATCAACAACTTTACGGTGGACGCCCTGCAAAGCGAGCATCGCATGGAAGAGCTCGACTATCGCTTCGATCTGAACCTGAGGGACATCCGCTATCATTTCGGCAAGCAGTTTCAGCTGTTTTTTGGGGCCGAGCTCAATTTCGCCAAAAACAAACTGGCCGGAACGCTGACCGTTGACGAGGGAGAGGTCAAGGCGCTGCCCATGGAGACGAAGACGCTGTTCCAGATCCTCCGGGATCTGCTCTTCAAGTCCACGTCCAAGGTGGCCCAGGCCGGCAGGGAGTTGAAGGGCTTCAAGGTCGACACGTCCTTTTACAATCCCGTGGAGCTGGATCTGGCCATCTCGGCGACTAAGGGCATAAAACTCGATATCGCCGAGGTCAACGCCTTTGTGACGGACCTCAAGGGCACGGCCGTCGCCGAGGGGACCCTGAGCGGCAAAGGATCGGAGCTTGTGCTGCTGGGAGAGGCGGAAATCCTGGACGGATCCCTGTCCCTCAACGAAAACGGCTTTATTGTCGACCGGGCGGTCATGTCCTTCACGGACAAGAAAGACTATCTGCCGGGGATCAATCCCTCGGTATCGGTGGAGGCCCGGGTCAACGTCAGCGGCGAGGAAGTCAAGGTCGGCGTTCACGGGCAGCTGGACCGGCTCAGATTTCAGGTGGCCTCCATGGAAGGCGGCTCTTCGGGAGACTTGAGAGGACTCCTGGCGGGGGAACTGGACGTACAGGACGAGACGACGGCAAAACTGGTCCGGATGATCCTCAACGACCAGATCGCCCAGACATTTATGGGCCCCATCACGAAAAAAATCAAAAAGGCCTTCGGGCTCAACAAATTCCGGGTAAAATCGGATCTGCTCAATCAAAAGAAGCAGTCCCGCTACGGCGAGGAGAGCTCTGAGCTGCAGTTCAACGCCGTACTGGAAGCGGAAAACAATCTGTGGAACGACAAGCTCTTCTGGGTGACGTCCATTACGCTGATGGACGCCAACCTCGGTGAGAAAAATACGGGAAGCCAGGAAGGCGGCCTTCAGGAGTATGACGTTTCCCTGGAATACCGCTACAAACCCGGCAGGAGTTTTACGCTGGGGGCAGGTCGCGTGCCGGATTACAAAAAGAAGGAAGGCAGTCGGAACACGGGCCGGAAAGACTCCGTCAACTATCACGTGGGCATGAAGTTTGAGAAAAAGTATGACAAGCTTTCCGATGTCTGGACAAAATAA
- the rsmG gene encoding 16S rRNA (guanine(527)-N(7))-methyltransferase RsmG, whose translation MREQLKKGLALAGLPADPQKIEQLLRFMALLTAYNSHTNVTAIREEDAILEKHILDSLLLQGLISGDNQDNSPRRAIDIGTGAGFPGMILAIWNPQIHFTLLDSVGKKTRFLQEVKDALSLANTEIVTARAEDLIEGRRETYDFAFCRAVARLPVIIEYALPFLKTGGRFFPQKSDESEAEGAKRALSELKAEITGIRRMTLPFSKEKRVVIEIKKNAVSAKKYPRKAGTPQKNPL comes from the coding sequence ATGCGGGAACAACTGAAAAAAGGGCTGGCGCTGGCGGGACTTCCCGCCGACCCGCAAAAGATAGAGCAATTGCTGCGCTTTATGGCGCTACTGACCGCATACAACAGTCATACGAACGTGACGGCCATCCGGGAAGAGGACGCGATCCTTGAAAAGCACATCCTCGACTCGCTGCTGCTGCAAGGACTCATTTCCGGGGACAATCAAGACAATTCCCCCCGCAGGGCCATTGATATCGGAACCGGCGCGGGCTTTCCGGGAATGATCCTCGCGATCTGGAACCCCCAAATTCACTTTACGCTCCTCGATTCCGTGGGGAAAAAGACCAGGTTCCTGCAAGAGGTCAAGGACGCGCTGTCCCTCGCCAACACGGAAATCGTCACGGCCAGGGCCGAGGATCTCATCGAGGGGAGAAGGGAAACTTATGATTTCGCCTTTTGCCGGGCGGTGGCGAGACTACCGGTCATCATCGAATACGCGCTTCCCTTCCTCAAAACGGGCGGGCGGTTTTTCCCGCAAAAAAGCGATGAAAGCGAGGCGGAGGGGGCGAAGCGAGCCCTTTCGGAATTGAAAGCCGAAATTACGGGAATCCGCAGGATGACGCTTCCTTTTTCCAAAGAAAAACGCGTCGTCATTGAAATCAAGAAAAACGCGGTCAGCGCGAAAAAATATCCGCGAAAGGCGGGAACTCCGCAAAAGAACCCGCTGTAA
- the mnmG gene encoding tRNA uridine-5-carboxymethylaminomethyl(34) synthesis enzyme MnmG, translating to MRQFDIIVVGAGHAGCEAALAAARLGMRTAVFTVSLDNVGVMSCNPSIGGPAKSHLVKEIDALGGEMGRNIDKTLIQIRVLNTKKGPAVRALRAQADKKRYALEMKKTLETTPNLSLIQGMVTELVLEGNKVVGVKTREGLSYDAGCVVLATGTFLRGKIHIGDRHFSGGRMGEPASEELPLSLERAGLKLGRFKTGTPPRIHEDSIDYSGLEEQKGETDKVLKFSSRTDDALIRDKKQISCFLTSTNETVHEVIRQNKDRSPLFNGTIVGTGPRYCPSIEDKVFRYADKSSHHIFLEKEGLDTKEIYLSGLSSSLPADVQEAVVHRMKGMEKAAFMRYAYAIEYDYAEPQDLKYSLESRIVENLFLAGQINGTSGYEEAAAQGIMAGINASRKRKGLEPLILERSESYIGTLIDDLVAKGTNEPYRMFTARSEYRLLLREDNADLRLTKKGRDIGLVSDAEYERVQKKARQVGEIKEKLDSFHVGPGNPRVNEILEKRGESLIHDGISLASLLRRANVDFNDVKYVAELIPGAGLAGYEEEIEYQAEVQVKYAGYIERALQMIEAHRGFERKKIPADLDYAEVGNIPREARDKLSRARPLTIGQAARISGVSPADIQALLVALRLRGD from the coding sequence ATGCGGCAATTTGATATTATCGTGGTGGGCGCGGGACACGCGGGCTGCGAGGCGGCCCTGGCGGCGGCCCGGCTCGGAATGAGAACGGCCGTATTTACCGTTTCGCTCGATAATGTCGGCGTCATGTCCTGCAATCCCTCCATCGGCGGACCCGCCAAATCCCATCTCGTCAAGGAAATCGACGCCCTCGGCGGGGAAATGGGCCGCAACATCGACAAGACCCTGATCCAGATCCGGGTGCTCAACACGAAAAAAGGACCGGCCGTCCGCGCGCTGCGGGCCCAGGCCGACAAAAAACGCTACGCCCTCGAAATGAAAAAGACCCTCGAGACGACCCCCAACCTGAGCCTGATTCAGGGGATGGTCACGGAGCTCGTTTTGGAAGGAAATAAAGTCGTCGGCGTCAAAACCCGGGAAGGGCTTTCCTATGACGCCGGTTGTGTGGTTCTCGCCACGGGGACGTTCCTGCGGGGCAAGATCCACATCGGAGACAGGCATTTCAGCGGCGGGCGCATGGGAGAACCGGCCTCGGAAGAGCTGCCGCTTTCTCTGGAGCGGGCGGGGCTGAAGCTGGGACGCTTCAAAACGGGAACGCCGCCCCGGATCCATGAAGATTCCATTGATTACAGCGGCCTGGAGGAGCAAAAGGGGGAAACGGACAAAGTCCTCAAATTTTCCTCCCGGACCGACGACGCCTTGATTCGCGACAAAAAACAAATCAGCTGCTTTCTGACCAGCACCAACGAAACCGTCCATGAGGTGATCCGGCAAAACAAAGACCGCTCGCCCCTTTTCAACGGGACCATCGTGGGAACCGGCCCCCGCTACTGTCCGTCCATAGAGGACAAGGTGTTCCGTTATGCCGATAAATCGAGCCATCACATTTTCCTCGAAAAGGAAGGCCTTGACACAAAGGAAATTTACCTGAGCGGACTCTCCTCCTCGCTTCCCGCCGATGTGCAGGAGGCGGTCGTACACCGCATGAAGGGCATGGAAAAAGCCGCTTTTATGCGTTACGCCTATGCCATCGAATACGATTACGCCGAGCCCCAGGATCTGAAATACAGCCTAGAGAGCCGGATCGTGGAAAATCTCTTCTTGGCGGGGCAGATCAACGGCACCTCAGGCTATGAGGAAGCGGCGGCCCAGGGCATCATGGCGGGAATCAACGCGAGTAGGAAACGAAAGGGGCTCGAACCTTTGATCCTTGAACGCTCCGAGTCTTATATCGGGACGCTGATCGACGACCTCGTCGCCAAGGGGACAAACGAACCTTACCGGATGTTTACGGCAAGATCGGAATACAGGCTTTTGCTGCGGGAAGACAACGCGGATTTGCGCTTGACGAAAAAGGGCCGGGACATCGGGCTCGTCTCCGACGCGGAATACGAACGGGTACAAAAAAAGGCCCGACAGGTCGGGGAAATCAAAGAAAAGTTGGACAGCTTTCATGTGGGCCCCGGAAATCCCAGGGTCAACGAGATCCTCGAGAAAAGAGGGGAATCCCTTATCCATGACGGCATCTCCCTGGCCTCTTTGCTGCGGCGGGCAAATGTGGATTTCAATGATGTGAAGTACGTGGCCGAACTGATTCCCGGCGCCGGGCTTGCGGGCTATGAGGAGGAAATCGAATATCAGGCGGAGGTTCAGGTCAAGTACGCGGGCTACATCGAGCGGGCTCTGCAGATGATCGAGGCCCATCGGGGCTTCGAACGGAAAAAAATCCCCGCGGATCTCGATTACGCCGAAGTGGGGAATATCCCCCGGGAAGCGCGGGACAAGCTCTCCCGGGCAAGGCCTCTGACGATCGGTCAGGCGGCCCGGATTTCCGGGGTCTCTCCGGCGGATATTCAAGCCTTGCTCGTGGCGCTCAGGCTCAGGGGGGATTGA